In Gracilinanus agilis isolate LMUSP501 unplaced genomic scaffold, AgileGrace unplaced_scaffold50635, whole genome shotgun sequence, the following proteins share a genomic window:
- the LOC123255723 gene encoding serine/threonine-protein phosphatase 2A 56 kDa regulatory subunit beta isoform: MDTKLPPASTPTSPSSPGLSPVPPPDKVDGFSRRSLRRARPRRSHSSSQFRYQSNQQELTPLPLLKDVPASELHDLLSRKLAQCGVLFDFLDCVADLKGKEVKRAALNELVECVRGTRGVLIEPVYPDIIRMISVNIFRTLPPSENPEFDPEEDEPNLEPSWPHLQ, translated from the exons ATGGACACCAAGCTGCCCCCGGCGAGCACCCCGACCAGCCCTTCGTCCCCGGGGCTGTCTCCGGTGCCCCCACCTGACAAAGTAGACGGCTTTTCTCGGAGGTCCCTCCGGCGCGCCCGGCCCAGgcgttcccacagttcttcccaGTTCCGATACCAGAGCAACCAACAGGAGCTCACACCCCTGCCTCTGCTCAAGG ACGTGCCAGCCTCGGAGCTGCACGACCTGCTGAGCCGGAAGCTGGCCCAGTGTGGGGTCCTCTTTGACTTCCTGGATTGTGTGGCCGACCTGAAGGGGAAGGAGGTGAAGCGAGCGGCCCTCAACGAGCTGGTGGAGTGCGTGAGGGGCACCCGGGGTGTCCTCATTGAGCCAGTGTACCCCGATATCATCCGCATG ATCTCCGTGAATATCTTTCGGACGCTGCCACCCAGCGAGAATCCTGAGTTTGACCCCGAAGAGGATGAACCCAACCTAGAGCCTTCCTGGCCCCACCTGCAG